A genomic stretch from Sphingobacterium sp. ML3W includes:
- the purL gene encoding phosphoribosylformylglycinamidine synthase — MIHFFENPSNTVYGVQSVNSLSQEDITKLNWLFGNAKKLDDQTLNHYFVGPRAAMVTPWSTNAVEITQNMGIEGIVRIEEFQPVPADFNDFDPMISQKFSTLTQDMYTVNITPEPILEIEDIDAYNKSEGLALNPEEVAYLNNLATKLGRLLTDSEVFAFSQANSEHCRHKIFNGTFIIDGEEQPTSLFKLIKKTSETNPNEIVSAYKDNVAFIKGPRVTQFAPKSADKPDFYEEKSFDSVLSVKAETHNFPTTVEPFSGAATGSGGEIRDRMAGGQGAIPLAGTAVYMTAYSRLLQDRPWEKAMPERQWLYQTPVDILIKASNGASDFGNKFGQPLITGSVLTFEHEEEGRKLGYDKVIMQAGGVGYGKLDQAKKHTPKIGDKIVILGGENYRIGMGGAAVSSADTGAFGSGIELNAIQRSNPEMQKRAANAVRSLVEADHNPIVSIHDHGAGGHLNCLSELVEETGGLIDLDALPVGDPTLSAKEIIGNESQERMGLVIAEDDIAILKRVADRERAPMYTVGDVTGDHRFTFASKSNGAKPMDYALEDFFGSSPKTFMRDKIVARNYADLTYDSANIPSYLNQVLQLEAVASKDWLTNKVDRCVGGRVAKQQCAGPLQLPLNNVGVMALDYKGKEGIATTIGHSPVAALIDPAAASKTAIAESLSNIVFAPIINGLAGISLSANWMWAANNEGEDARLYQAVKACSDFAIALGINIPTGKDSLSMKQKYPNGENVIAPGTLIISAAGNCTDITKIVEPVLNKNAGSIYYINLSKDNFKLGGSSFAQIVNKLGTEVPTIQDANYFKTAFNTVQQLINDNQIEAGHDIGSGGLITTLLEMTFADVNLAANYDLSGLNESDAVKVLFSENIGLVLQAKNDTVFEQAVKEAGVDAIKIGHAVAGSTVTIKNGEENFSFDVAATRDVWSTTSFLLDSKQSKNGTAQQRFDNYKNQPLTFTFPSQFNGKKPVIDGSKARPKAAILREKGSNSEREMANAMFLAGFDVKDVHMTDLISGRETLEDIQFIGAVGGFSNSDVLGSAKGWAGAFLYNEKAKKALTDFFARPDTLSVGICNGCQLFMELEMINPEHEVHGKMLHNTSGKHESNFISVKVQENNSVMLSTLAGSTLGVWISHGEGKFNLPYAEEQYNIVAKYGYEQYPHNPNGSDYNTAMICDKTGRHLATMPHIERSIFQWHWANYPKGRQDEVSPWLEAFVNARNWIDNQSK, encoded by the coding sequence ATGATTCATTTCTTTGAGAACCCATCGAACACCGTATATGGTGTTCAAAGCGTAAACTCTTTATCACAAGAAGACATTACTAAACTCAACTGGCTATTCGGCAACGCCAAAAAACTCGACGACCAAACCCTTAACCATTACTTTGTAGGCCCCCGCGCAGCGATGGTCACTCCTTGGAGTACCAATGCAGTAGAAATCACACAGAACATGGGTATTGAAGGAATTGTTCGTATCGAAGAATTTCAACCGGTACCAGCAGATTTCAATGATTTCGATCCAATGATTTCACAAAAGTTCAGTACGTTGACGCAGGATATGTACACGGTCAACATCACACCAGAACCTATCTTGGAAATTGAAGACATTGATGCCTACAACAAATCCGAAGGATTGGCATTAAATCCGGAAGAAGTGGCCTACCTAAACAATCTTGCCACCAAATTGGGCCGTCTTTTAACAGACTCCGAGGTCTTTGCTTTTTCACAAGCCAATTCTGAGCACTGTAGACATAAGATTTTCAATGGTACATTTATCATTGATGGTGAAGAACAACCTACTTCCCTATTTAAATTAATCAAGAAAACTTCCGAAACAAATCCAAATGAGATTGTTTCTGCGTATAAAGACAACGTAGCCTTTATTAAAGGCCCACGGGTCACCCAGTTTGCACCTAAATCCGCTGACAAGCCTGACTTTTACGAGGAAAAATCTTTCGATTCTGTTTTATCCGTAAAAGCCGAAACCCACAATTTCCCAACAACTGTAGAGCCTTTCTCTGGAGCGGCGACAGGATCTGGTGGTGAAATTCGTGACCGTATGGCCGGTGGTCAAGGCGCGATTCCTTTGGCGGGTACCGCGGTCTATATGACAGCCTATTCACGTCTATTGCAAGATCGTCCTTGGGAGAAAGCAATGCCAGAACGCCAATGGCTTTACCAAACACCAGTGGATATCCTCATCAAAGCTTCCAATGGAGCTTCTGACTTCGGGAATAAATTTGGACAACCCTTGATTACGGGATCTGTACTAACCTTCGAACATGAAGAAGAAGGCCGTAAGCTTGGTTATGACAAAGTCATCATGCAAGCTGGTGGTGTCGGTTATGGAAAATTGGATCAAGCCAAAAAACATACCCCAAAAATAGGTGATAAAATCGTCATCTTAGGAGGTGAAAATTACCGTATCGGTATGGGAGGTGCAGCAGTATCCTCTGCTGATACAGGCGCTTTCGGGTCAGGCATTGAATTGAATGCCATTCAACGCTCAAATCCGGAAATGCAAAAACGTGCGGCCAATGCTGTACGAAGCTTAGTTGAAGCAGATCATAACCCAATTGTTTCTATTCATGACCATGGCGCTGGTGGACACCTCAACTGTCTATCCGAATTGGTAGAGGAAACAGGCGGTTTAATTGATCTTGATGCACTTCCGGTAGGTGACCCTACTCTTTCAGCAAAAGAAATCATCGGTAATGAGTCTCAGGAAAGAATGGGCCTGGTGATTGCTGAAGATGATATTGCAATCCTAAAGCGTGTTGCTGATCGTGAACGTGCACCAATGTACACCGTAGGTGACGTCACCGGAGATCACCGCTTCACATTTGCATCAAAAAGCAATGGTGCCAAACCAATGGATTATGCCTTAGAGGATTTCTTTGGTTCATCACCAAAGACCTTTATGCGTGATAAAATAGTTGCTCGTAATTATGCGGATCTTACCTATGATTCCGCGAATATCCCAAGCTATTTAAATCAGGTACTACAATTGGAGGCTGTGGCTTCCAAAGATTGGTTGACCAATAAAGTGGACCGTTGTGTGGGTGGCCGTGTTGCCAAACAACAATGTGCAGGTCCATTACAGTTACCTTTAAATAACGTTGGTGTCATGGCTCTTGATTACAAAGGAAAAGAGGGTATTGCAACAACGATAGGACACTCCCCTGTAGCAGCATTAATTGATCCGGCAGCGGCTAGTAAAACTGCTATCGCAGAATCATTATCAAATATCGTATTTGCACCGATTATAAATGGTCTTGCAGGCATCTCATTGTCAGCCAACTGGATGTGGGCAGCAAATAACGAAGGTGAAGATGCTCGACTTTATCAGGCTGTCAAAGCTTGTTCGGATTTTGCAATCGCATTAGGAATCAATATCCCTACAGGAAAAGACTCCCTGTCGATGAAGCAAAAATATCCAAATGGTGAGAATGTAATTGCTCCTGGTACATTGATTATTTCAGCAGCTGGAAATTGTACGGATATTACCAAAATAGTTGAACCTGTCTTAAACAAAAATGCAGGATCCATTTACTACATCAATCTATCAAAAGACAACTTCAAATTAGGTGGTTCGTCTTTCGCTCAGATTGTCAACAAATTAGGTACAGAAGTTCCTACAATCCAAGATGCGAACTATTTCAAAACAGCATTCAATACCGTTCAGCAATTAATCAACGATAACCAAATCGAAGCCGGTCATGATATCGGATCCGGTGGTTTGATCACGACCCTTTTGGAAATGACATTTGCAGATGTGAATTTGGCTGCAAATTATGACCTTTCGGGATTAAATGAGTCTGATGCTGTAAAAGTATTGTTCAGTGAAAATATTGGACTTGTACTTCAAGCTAAAAATGATACTGTTTTCGAGCAAGCTGTTAAAGAAGCTGGCGTAGATGCCATAAAAATTGGCCATGCAGTAGCAGGAAGCACCGTTACCATCAAAAACGGAGAAGAGAACTTCAGCTTTGATGTTGCGGCAACACGTGATGTTTGGTCGACCACTTCATTCCTATTGGATTCGAAACAATCGAAAAACGGAACTGCACAACAACGTTTCGATAACTATAAAAATCAACCTTTAACATTTACCTTCCCAAGTCAGTTCAACGGCAAAAAACCGGTGATCGATGGAAGTAAAGCACGTCCAAAAGCGGCAATTCTTCGGGAAAAGGGCTCCAACTCGGAACGCGAGATGGCAAATGCGATGTTCTTAGCAGGTTTTGATGTGAAGGATGTTCATATGACTGACTTGATTTCAGGCCGTGAGACTTTGGAAGACATTCAATTTATAGGTGCTGTTGGTGGATTCTCCAACTCGGATGTACTGGGTTCGGCAAAAGGATGGGCCGGAGCATTTCTCTACAATGAAAAAGCGAAAAAGGCATTGACCGATTTCTTTGCACGCCCAGACACGCTTTCGGTTGGTATCTGTAATGGATGCCAGTTGTTTATGGAATTGGAAATGATTAATCCGGAGCACGAGGTTCATGGTAAAATGTTGCACAACACTTCGGGCAAACACGAATCAAATTTCATTTCCGTGAAAGTTCAGGAAAATAACTCCGTTATGCTTTCCACATTAGCAGGAAGTACATTGGGTGTTTGGATTTCACATGGTGAAGGAAAATTCAATCTACCGTATGCAGAGGAACAATACAATATTGTTGCGAAATACGGTTATGAGCAATATCCACACAATCCAAATGGCTCGGATTACAATACAGCGATGATCTGCGATAAAACTGGTCGCCATTTGGCCACAATGCCGCATATCGAGCGCTCAATTTTCCAATGGCATTGGGCAAACTATCCAAAAGGACGTCAGGATGAAGTTTCTCCTTGGTTAGAAGCTTTCGTCAATGCACGCAATTGGATTGACAATCAAAGCAAGTAA
- a CDS encoding DoxX family protein, which produces MNLIHRIEHWGNVHHPQWIDYLRIALGIMILAKGITFVNDRQVVEHMIEQSSFHLSIWGAVHYVVFTHLVGGLFLILGFQTRLASLLLLPVLVGAVFFVNITNGFSYVNSELWLSIVVFFLLIFFMVMGSGKYSLDNMMNKPGYKRDI; this is translated from the coding sequence ATGAACCTGATACATAGAATTGAACATTGGGGAAATGTCCATCATCCACAATGGATTGATTACTTAAGAATTGCCTTGGGCATAATGATCTTGGCCAAGGGTATAACTTTTGTAAATGATAGGCAAGTGGTTGAGCACATGATCGAACAAAGTAGCTTTCATCTTTCGATTTGGGGAGCTGTTCACTATGTGGTATTTACGCATTTGGTTGGCGGGTTATTCCTTATTTTGGGTTTTCAAACTCGTTTAGCTTCTTTGTTATTGTTGCCAGTCTTGGTGGGAGCTGTATTTTTTGTTAATATCACCAATGGTTTTAGTTATGTGAATTCCGAATTGTGGCTTTCTATAGTCGTATTCTTTTTGTTGATCTTTTTTATGGTCATGGGATCTGGAAAATATTCCCTTGACAATATGATGAACAAACCAGGATATAAAAGGGATATCTAA